From a region of the Pseudanabaena sp. ABRG5-3 genome:
- a CDS encoding adenylate/guanylate cyclase domain-containing protein: protein MSVFVFCKSRTLIINYATKLSWEIFTIALIALVVAIAWWRSIFLISQRLKKSNQELELLVQQKSNELEALKSSLQRTNFLLDRRENQLRKQQNVLFALTKDRAINQGDFIIAVQNITRTGSFALNVERVSIWLFNKNKTVLHCLDLYQKSLNLHTESEVLSAELYPSFFEAILKDRAIAIEDIQEDPIFQELFLPYCLPLGIVSTLVSRFEVGGEIIGILAFEHTEIEHLWTEEEISFANSLSDLLALGMEAQERRRVEESLRVEQKKSERLLLNVLPPEIAERLKSLQFKTQVHLKTSGTIVADSFDEVTVLFADIVNFTEYAAAISASELVNVLNEIFSEFDYFVEQYDLEKIKTVGDSYMVVGGLPIPSDDHAEAIAEMALQMQSSIKKFKRSDGSQFSLRIGIHTGQAIAGVIGTKKFIYDLWGDTVNVASRMESYGIADCIQVTEATYQLLKDKYYFEQRSAINIKGKGEMTTYLLKGRIGA, encoded by the coding sequence TTGTCAGTATTTGTATTTTGCAAGTCTAGAACCCTGATTATTAACTACGCTACCAAATTGAGCTGGGAAATATTCACCATCGCATTAATTGCATTAGTAGTAGCGATCGCTTGGTGGCGATCAATATTTTTGATCTCACAGCGCCTCAAAAAATCGAATCAGGAATTAGAATTACTAGTCCAGCAAAAAAGTAATGAGCTAGAAGCGTTAAAATCTTCACTACAACGCACTAATTTTTTGCTAGACCGTCGCGAAAATCAACTCAGAAAGCAGCAAAATGTTTTATTTGCCTTAACAAAAGATCGAGCAATTAACCAAGGTGACTTTATTATTGCTGTCCAAAATATTACAAGAACGGGCAGTTTTGCTCTTAATGTCGAACGGGTTAGTATTTGGCTCTTCAATAAAAACAAGACAGTTTTACATTGCCTTGATCTCTATCAAAAAAGCTTAAATCTGCATACCGAGTCTGAAGTTTTAAGCGCAGAACTGTATCCTAGCTTTTTTGAGGCAATTCTCAAGGATCGGGCGATCGCTATCGAAGATATCCAAGAAGATCCTATTTTTCAAGAATTATTTTTACCCTATTGCTTGCCTTTAGGAATTGTTTCTACTTTGGTCTCTAGATTTGAAGTCGGTGGAGAAATTATTGGTATCCTCGCCTTTGAGCATACCGAGATTGAGCATCTATGGACAGAGGAAGAAATTAGCTTTGCCAATTCTTTGTCAGATTTATTAGCACTCGGAATGGAAGCGCAAGAACGCCGACGGGTCGAAGAAAGTCTAAGGGTTGAACAGAAAAAATCAGAGCGTCTCTTGCTGAATGTATTACCACCCGAAATCGCTGAACGCTTGAAGTCGTTGCAATTTAAGACGCAAGTGCATCTAAAAACTAGCGGGACAATTGTGGCAGATTCCTTTGACGAAGTTACCGTGTTATTTGCGGATATTGTCAATTTTACGGAATATGCGGCGGCTATATCTGCTAGTGAATTAGTGAATGTATTGAATGAGATCTTCTCAGAGTTTGATTACTTCGTTGAACAATACGACCTCGAAAAGATCAAAACTGTGGGTGATTCCTATATGGTAGTGGGGGGATTGCCTATACCCAGTGATGATCATGCGGAAGCGATCGCCGAAATGGCTTTACAAATGCAGTCCTCGATCAAGAAATTTAAACGTTCTGATGGTAGTCAATTTTCATTACGGATCGGTATTCATACAGGACAGGCGATCGCTGGGGTAATTGGTACAAAAAAATTCATTTATGACCTATGGGGAGATACAGTCAATGTCGCTAGTCGCATGGAGTCCTATGGTATTGCTGACTGTATTCAAGTTACTGAAGCGACTTATCAACTTTTAAAAGATAAATATTATTTTGAACAACGAAGTGCCATTAATATTAAAGGCAAAGGAGAAATGACGACCTATCTCTTGAAAGGACGCATAGGTGCTTAG